In Nerophis ophidion isolate RoL-2023_Sa linkage group LG02, RoL_Noph_v1.0, whole genome shotgun sequence, one DNA window encodes the following:
- the prdm2b gene encoding PR domain zinc finger protein 2 — protein MEISDHRDVQDMSAVMMDGGNEEEEEEEEAEDAHDLTPTKAQQPNPSVSGFKTSQSQSSPPLRQEPEINPDLDIDPDPDGDLEGDPYGDSFPCQHCERYFSTRQGLERHIHIHAVNNQQAQIFKCQYCSKAFGSQVGRRRHERRHEGGLKTKPGCLAGTANLLSPLVQTDVSSSDCTSPTSHYVASQLTGGALLSSDMSKREPGPQVDRPFILEENGESKELHPCKYCNKAFGTHTNMRRHQRRIHERHLLPKGVRRKGMLLQEASTQPQPEDSSNTSPALVYLPSADTEDETDRDDYAVDISKNISENLSFYIDGKIVSTSAVSSCEVIEVDTRSAALFGLDTVIISPSQLSQALKVDARANTAKQVSNFCSLSSKRRTSTPPLVPGLKVDTETPSLTASSSSVTSSSPNLLVGGLLQQAADSSGFQREKTVYLSPKLKQLLQTQDVQKSTITLITESHRLASSLSVTPLQGPSGRFKRRTSSPPSSPQLSPAFKAENCKAAAPSSYILKMPKLESVSVCPHGNHLDKDDDGDLSPSGSNPLGQSSSSSGGNACNQQPLDLSNTVSRKSGTSLKAQSDAALDLSIHRKQSTAEGSVAPQQLVKKRKPNTSMLEKVLMNEYVGLPLPAEEAPSLNTNLSPQPHSPNVAPESAHPSPPSLTPVTMNPSSPGTSSVTSTTPPPPVLPTIPSPVAISNSPLYQPSDSSMQRPLPVLSPKMSPRTPELPSEAEESLFPGENKDEDNALSVTLDSPNTLRKNALDARAPHEPSSVGLSATEDISLLIGETNPDLNSGTQKSLSSDFAALSPQPESSSSPPPVLPDPAPPLPPLSLPYAKIKQEPQHCTDDVSVMNHVPRDDVDPPSLDKTFDKLTKAEQVDSTYSKTFICNVCEDPFSSMKELSGHIRQHASDWPFKCEFCLQLFSDANALLAHRTTLHGVGTIFVCSACSKEFAFLCNLQQHQKDLHPKESCTHTSIESGKLRPQNYTDPSRAKEDIRISTPAQETSEEPAEKNNLVKDEPDVIANHADDRPEDPNEELYTTIKIMASEGGKPKGPDVRLGLNQHYPSYKPPPFPYHSRSHASSVASATNFTTHNIPQTFTTAIRCTKCGNSFDNMPELHKHILACANPSDKKRYTPKKNPIPLKLIVESSNGVTSPSATAAGHSAFRRMGQPKRLNFSQDLGKTKMSALSKKKNQLVQKAISQKNKAATSVKKAAVKVEEEQTNICPHCSREFTYQASLTKHMDVSCPMRPIVKKAMKRLADKKKEAGSDKNNKKKDGAGSLTEPELKTLGKTRARSSGIAEPEPPQIVKGKSTLSAQKRPASLTAATAVTAPAGKKTKKSQTQPSPPDAPNDTAQRPAARVQRTGKETSPKKLAEAKSPQPQQPKKEERFSLRTRERVGGPVTRSSQMSAPPSVVKNEDTSTPELKDSPEVQMK, from the exons ATGGAAATCAGTGACCACAGAGATGTGCAGGACATGTCAGCAGTCATGATGGATGGGGgaaacgaggaggaggaggaagaagaagaggcggAAGATGCTCATGATTTGACTCCAACTAAAGCACAGCAGCCCAACCCATCTGTCAGTGGATTCAAAACAAGCCAGTCACAGTCTTCCCCGCCTCTGCGGCAAGAACCCGAGATCAACCCCGATCTTGACATTGATCCAGATCCCGACGGCGACCTCGAAGGGGACCCTTACGGGGACTCTTTCCCGTGTCAGCACTGTGAACGCTATTTCTCCACAAGGCAAGGTCTGGAGCGCCACATACACATCCATGCCGTCAACAACCAGCAAGCACAAATTTTCAAGTGCCAATACTGTAGTAAGGCGTTTGGCTCACAGGTGGGCCGACGGCGCCATGAAAGAAGGCATGAGGGCGGTCTCAAGACAAAACCCGGCTGTTTAGCCGGTACAGCGAATTTGCTCAGCCCTTTGGTGCAGACAGATGTTTCGAGCTCCGACTGCACCAGCCCGACAAGTCACTACGTAGCCTCGCAGCTCACTGGAGGAGCGCTGCTCAGCTCTGACATGTCAAAGAGGGAACCAGGCCCTCAAGTTGACCGTCCCTTCATTCTAGAGGAAAATGGTGAATCCAAAGAGCTCCACCCGTGCAAGTACTGTAACAAAGCGTTCGGCACGCACACAAACATGCGCCGCCACCAACGTAGGATACATGAACGACACTTGTTACCGAAGGGTGTTCGTCGAAAAGGTATGTTGCTGCAGGAGGCTTCAACCCAGCCGCAACCAGAAGACTCTTCGAATACCAGCCCAGCGCTCGTATACTTGCCCAGCGCCGACACCGAAGACGAAACAGACCGTGACGATTACGCCGTAGACATATCTAAAAACATCTCTGAAAATTTGAGTTTCTACATCGACGGCAAGATTGTTTCAACCAGCGCAGTGAGCAGCTGTGAAGTCATTGAAGTGGACACCAGATCTGCCGCCCTGTTTGGTCTGGACACAGTCATCATCAGCCCCAGTCAGCTCAGTCAGGCCCTGAAGGTGGATGCTCGAGCCAACACCGCCAAGCAGGTGTCCAACTTCTGCTCACTATCATCTAAAAGAAGAACATCCACGCCTCCTCTTGTTCCCGGCCTCAAAGTAGATACAGAAACGCCATCTCTCACAGCCTCTTCATCATCAGTTACATCGTCCTCTCCCAACTTGCTCGTGGGCGGGCTTCTGCAGCAAGCAGCGGATTCGTCCGGTTTTCAACGGGAGAAAACAGTTTATCTGTCACCTAAGCTCAAGCAGCTCCTTCAAACGCAAGACGTTCAGAAGTCCACCATCACGTTAATAACCGAAAGCCACAGGCTGGCTTCGTCGCTGTCTGTCACGCCGCTCCAAGGTCCCTCTGGTCGGTTTAAACGGAGAACGTCCTCACCACCGTCATCCCCGCAGCTTAGTCCAGCGTTTAAAGCAGAGAACTGCAAGGCTGCGGCGCCAAGCTCGTACATCCTCAAGATGCCAAAGCTTGAAAGCGTTAGTGTCTGCCCTCATGGTAACCACCTGGACAAGGATGACGATGGAGATCTAAGCCCCTCTGGAAGTAACCCTCTAGGCCAAAGCTCTTCCAGCAGCGGAGGCAATGCTTGCAATCAACAACCTTTAGACCTGTCCAACACTGTCAGTCGAAAAAGTGGCACCTCTCTCAAGGCTCAAAGTGATGCAGCGCTTGATTTGAGCATCCATCGAAAGCAAAGCACTGCAGAGGGAAGTGTTGCACCACAGCAGCTTGTCAAAAAGAGAAAGCCAAACACTAGCATGCTTGAGAAGGTGTTGATGAACGAGTATGTTGGTTTGCCCCTGCCGGCGGAGGAGGCACCCTCGCTGAACACTAACCTTAGTCCTCAACCTCATTCTCCAAATGTTGCACCCGAGTCGGCCCACCCATCTCCTCCATCCCTAACACCAGTTACAATGAACCCCTCATCTCCCGGCACATCCAGCGTAACCTCAACGACACCGCCTCCCCCTGTATTACCCACCATCCCCTCGCCAGTTGCTATTTCTAACTCTCCCCTCTATCAGCCTTCAGACTCGTCGATGCAGCGGCCtcttcctgttctgtcacccaAAATGTCACCAAGGACGCCTGAGCTGCCGTCAGAAGCAGAGGAGAGTTTATTCCCAGGTGAAAATAAAGATGAGGACAACGCTCTCTCTGTGACACTGGACTCCCCAAACACTTTGCGCAAAAATGCACTTGATGCCCGTGCTCCTCATGAGCCTTCATCAGTTGGTCTGTCCGCTACAGAAGACATTTCTCTACTGATTGGTGAAACCAACCCAGACCTCAACTCAGGAACTCAAAAGTCTTTGAGCTCTGACTTTGCTGCTCTCTCACCTCAGCCAGAGTCCTCATCTTCCCCACCTCCTGTGCTACCTGATCCAGCCCCTCCGCTGCCGCCACTAAGCCTTCCTTATGCTAAGATAAAACAGGAGCCTCAACATTGCACTGATGATGTGTCTGTCATGAATCACGTGCCTCGGGATGATGTTGACCCTCCCTCGCTCGATAAGACCTTTGATAAACTCACCAAGGCTGAACAAGTCGACTCTACTTACAGCAAGACTTTTATTTGTAATGTCTGCGAGGATCCCTTCAGTTCCATGAAGGAGCTCAGTGGGCACATCCGCCAGCATGCTTCTGATTGGCCCTTCAAGTGTGAGTTCTGCTTGCAGCTGTTCAGCGACGCCAACGCCCTACTTGCTCACCGGACAACGCTACACGGGGTGGGCACTATCTTTGTATGCTCGGCCTGTTCCAAGGAGTTTGCCTTTCTCTGCAATCTGCAGCAGCACCAAAAAGATCTGCATCCAAAAGAATCATGCACACATACCTCTATAGAGAGTGGCaaactcagaccacagaactatACCGACCCATCCAGAGCCAAAGAAGATATCCGCATCTCTACACCAGCACAAGAGACTTCAGAAGAACCTGCAGAAAAAAACAACTTGGTAAAAGATGAGCCTGATGTAATTGCAAACCATGCAGATGATAGACCAGAAGATCCCAATGAGGAGTTGTACACTACAATAAAGATCATGGCCTCTGAGGGCGGAAAGCCCAAAGGCCCTGATGTCCGCCTGGGTCTGAATCAACACTACCCTAGTTATAAACCGCCACCCTTTCCCTATCACAGTCGCTCCCACGCAAGCTCTGTGGCCTCGGCGACCAACTTCACCACACACAACATACCGCAAACCTTCACCACGGCCATCCGCTGCACAAAGTGCGGGAACAGTTTTGACAACATGCCTGAGCTGCATAAGCACATTTTGGCCTGTGCCAACCCCAGCGACAAGAAACGCTACACTCCCAAGAAGAACCCCATCCCTCTCAAGCTAATCGTTGAGTCTTCCAACGGAGTTACGTCACCATCAGCTACCGCTGCTGGCCATAGTGCTTTTCGGAGAATGGGCCAGCCAAAGAGACTTAATTTCAGTCAGGATTTGGGGAAAACAAAAATGAGTGCCCTCAGTAAAAAGAAAAACCAGCTGGTCCAGAAGGCCATTTCCCAGAAGAATAAAGCCGCCACCTCAGTTAAGAAGGCTGCCGTTAAAGTCGAGGAGGAACAGACTAACATCTGTCCTCACTGCAGCCGGGAGTTCACCTATCAGGCCAGTCTGACTAAGCACATGGATGTCAGCTGCCCCATGAGGCCTATTGTGAAAAAGGCCATGAAAAGACTTGCAGACAAAAAGAAAGAGGCTGGCTCAgacaaaaataataagaaaaaagatGGCGCTGGTTCACTGACAGAACCGGAGTTGAAAACCCTTGGAAAGACCAGAGCTCGTAGTTCCGGTATAGCGGAGCCGGAACCCCCGCAGATCGTCAAAGGGAAATCGACACTGAGCGCACAAAAGAGACCGGCCTCATTGACAGCTGCAACAGCTGTGACAGCCCCCGCCGGCAAAAAAACCAAGAAAAGCCAAACTCAGCCCTCACCCCCCGACGCGCCCAATGACACCGCACAAAGACCGGCCGCGAGGGTACAGCGCACGGGCAAAGAGACGTCACCCAAGAAATTAGCGGAAGCCAAGTCACCACAGCCGCAGCAGCCCAAGAAAGAAGAGCGCTTCTCCCTGCGAACCAGAGAGAGGGTCGGAGGTCCAGTCACCAGGAGCTCGCAAATGTCAGCGCCCCCTTCTGTGGTCAAAAACGAGGACACGTCCACGCCTGAGCTGAAAGACTCTCCG GAGGTGCAGATGAAGTAA